The following coding sequences are from one Thermostaphylospora chromogena window:
- a CDS encoding isocitrate lyase/PEP mutase family protein: MSDLAKRLRELHHLDHPLVLPNVWDAGTAQVCVSAGFSALATPSSGISESLGYDDGQQAPVDEMFAAAARIIRAVDVPVSVDAEAGYGLAPDEFAARLLDIGAAGCNVEDTAHPADTLVPVEEQARWLAALREAAPDLVINARVDVFLRGTGATRETVDEAVTRAKAYLEAGADCVYPILAPGEEVLAELVQRIPGPVNAMFRSGGPSLARLAELGVARITFGDGLYHAALRHVGEIAARIAAMADPW; the protein is encoded by the coding sequence ATGAGTGATCTTGCCAAGCGGCTGCGTGAGCTGCATCACCTGGACCATCCTCTGGTACTGCCCAATGTCTGGGATGCCGGAACTGCCCAGGTATGCGTCTCAGCGGGTTTCTCCGCCCTGGCCACACCGAGCAGCGGCATCTCCGAGTCCCTCGGATACGACGACGGCCAGCAAGCCCCGGTCGACGAGATGTTCGCGGCGGCGGCCAGGATCATCCGCGCCGTGGACGTTCCGGTGAGCGTGGACGCCGAAGCCGGTTACGGCCTGGCCCCGGACGAGTTCGCCGCCCGCCTGCTCGACATCGGCGCCGCGGGCTGCAACGTGGAGGACACCGCCCACCCGGCGGACACGCTCGTGCCGGTCGAGGAGCAGGCGCGGTGGCTGGCCGCGCTCCGCGAGGCAGCCCCCGACCTGGTCATCAACGCGCGCGTGGATGTCTTCCTACGCGGAACGGGCGCCACCCGGGAGACGGTGGACGAGGCCGTCACGCGGGCGAAGGCGTACCTGGAGGCGGGGGCCGACTGCGTCTACCCGATCCTCGCCCCCGGTGAGGAGGTCCTCGCCGAGCTGGTGCAGCGCATCCCCGGGCCGGTCAACGCGATGTTCAGGTCCGGCGGGCCGAGCCTGGCGCGGCTCGCCGAGCTCGGCGTGGCCCGGATCACCTTCGGCGACGGCCTGTACCACGCCGCGCTCCGGCATGTCGGCGAGATCGCCGCCCGCATCGCCGCCATGGCGGACCCCTGGTGA
- a CDS encoding M28 family metallopeptidase, whose translation MRSHLLTVAAVVVPLTAAPLITVPVSAGVRDEPSSTAAPLTDLVDLVSGAGAKKHLEEFQAIANRSGGNRAAGTPGYEASAEYVAKQMRQAGYRVTVQQFTYSFFREKTKPRLRSGSTSYLASTVQFSAAGTAQGKAVRIKNHGCHSSDYKRLKPGAIALVHRGTCTFGTKASQAEAAGATAVIIVNDKASLPEATLGGPGVSRLPVVSVAKNTGSRLAGKQVRVKVNATTGVRVTSNVLAETPGGREDRVVMLGAHLDSVEEGPGINDNGSGAAALLEVATKLGAQTPGNKVRFAWWGAEELGLLGSRHYITHLSVAERRKIGAYLNFDMIASPNYVYGIYDGDDSDGVGAGPGPTGSAQIEKDFQDFYASRGLPHTGVDFDGRSDYGPFIQVGIPSGGLFTGAEGRKTQADAERFGGTAGKPFDSCYHKACDTVENISEEALDVNTDAIAYVLERYIEKLPNEA comes from the coding sequence ATGCGTAGCCACCTGCTCACCGTCGCGGCGGTGGTCGTGCCGCTCACCGCCGCACCTCTGATCACCGTTCCCGTCTCGGCGGGCGTCCGCGACGAGCCGTCGTCGACGGCCGCCCCGCTCACCGATCTGGTCGACCTCGTCTCCGGCGCCGGCGCCAAGAAACATCTGGAGGAGTTCCAGGCCATCGCCAACCGTTCGGGCGGCAACCGCGCCGCGGGCACGCCGGGGTATGAGGCGTCCGCCGAGTACGTCGCCAAGCAGATGCGGCAAGCGGGTTACCGGGTGACCGTCCAGCAGTTCACCTACTCCTTCTTCCGGGAGAAGACCAAGCCGCGACTGCGCTCCGGCTCAACCTCCTACCTCGCCTCCACCGTCCAGTTCTCCGCCGCCGGCACCGCGCAGGGCAAAGCCGTACGGATCAAGAACCACGGCTGCCACTCCTCCGACTACAAGCGATTGAAGCCCGGTGCGATCGCGCTGGTGCACCGGGGCACGTGCACCTTCGGCACCAAGGCCAGCCAGGCGGAGGCGGCGGGCGCGACGGCGGTGATCATCGTCAACGACAAGGCCAGCCTGCCCGAGGCGACCCTCGGCGGGCCGGGCGTCAGCCGGCTGCCGGTCGTCAGCGTCGCCAAGAACACCGGCTCCCGGCTGGCGGGCAAGCAGGTGCGGGTCAAGGTGAACGCCACCACGGGCGTCCGCGTGACCAGCAACGTCCTCGCCGAGACCCCGGGAGGCCGGGAAGACCGCGTGGTGATGCTCGGCGCCCACCTCGACTCGGTCGAGGAGGGACCGGGCATCAACGACAACGGCTCGGGCGCCGCCGCCCTGCTGGAGGTCGCGACCAAGCTGGGCGCGCAGACCCCGGGGAACAAGGTGCGCTTCGCCTGGTGGGGCGCTGAAGAGCTGGGTCTGCTCGGCTCCCGGCACTACATCACGCACCTGTCCGTGGCCGAGCGGCGGAAGATCGGCGCGTACCTCAACTTCGACATGATCGCCTCGCCGAACTACGTCTACGGCATCTACGACGGCGACGATTCCGACGGCGTGGGCGCCGGTCCGGGACCGACCGGATCAGCGCAGATCGAGAAGGACTTCCAGGACTTCTACGCCTCGCGCGGCCTGCCGCACACGGGGGTGGACTTCGACGGCCGTTCGGACTACGGCCCGTTCATCCAGGTCGGCATCCCCTCCGGCGGGCTGTTCACCGGGGCGGAAGGGCGGAAGACGCAGGCCGACGCGGAGCGGTTCGGCGGCACGGCGGGCAAGCCGTTCGACTCCTGCTACCACAAGGCGTGCGACACGGTCGAGAACATCAGCGAGGAGGCGCTCGACGTCAACACCGACGCCATCGCCTACGTCCTCGAACGGTACATCGAGAAACTCCCGAACGAGGCGTGA
- a CDS encoding molybdopterin-containing oxidoreductase family protein has translation MTGELQVIGACPLDCPDTCSWVVTVRDGEAVRLRGNPDHPFTRGALCVKVNRYLEQVKAADRILYPMRRVGPKGAGRFERITWDEALEEIATRLRSIIDEYGGEAIWPYQGTGTLGCIQGEGGVAGRRFWNVLGASRHDLNICSRAGRIGLTYTNGTGGGMDPEMLASSKLIILWGTNPLTSGHHIWKFIQEARAAGAYVVAIDPIRTRTADQADEHLPIRPGTDGALALGLLHVVLEAGAEDRDYIAGHTLGWEEFRKEILAYPPSRVAEITGLDEETIRALGVRLAHTRPTAIRATMGLQRHSGGGAALRTIACIPGVTGDWRHPGGGISYLTVGDSLLKPDSRYDLLAKPVRTLTMTRLAEGLEDTEKPVKCLWVYGANPVVSTSDQTRIRRALSREDLFTVVMEHFPTDTVDYADIVLPATMQIEHTDLHVAYGNMYVMWNEPAVPPPGECLSTTETFRRLARHMGLTEPCLYDSDLELAEQLLSSDHPYLAGITVDRLRKEGWVRLNVPERFMPFADGFPTPSGRLEFVSERAAADGHSRVAGYVPSMAARTADTPGVAEKYPLTLITPASHTSLNSSFGNNPELRRRAGEPKVLVNPADAAARGLTDGSPVRVYNDVGEFTAELEISDRVRPGVAATTKGRWLKHTPGGATANAVVEERDADMGRGAVYHDNRVQIAAL, from the coding sequence ATGACGGGTGAATTGCAGGTAATCGGGGCATGCCCCCTGGATTGTCCGGACACGTGTTCCTGGGTGGTGACCGTCCGGGACGGCGAAGCCGTACGACTGCGCGGCAACCCCGATCACCCCTTCACCCGCGGCGCCCTGTGCGTGAAGGTCAACCGCTACCTGGAGCAGGTCAAGGCCGCCGACCGCATCCTCTACCCCATGCGCCGGGTCGGCCCCAAGGGGGCGGGCCGGTTCGAGCGCATCACCTGGGACGAGGCCCTGGAGGAGATCGCCACCCGGCTGCGGTCGATCATCGACGAGTACGGCGGCGAGGCCATCTGGCCGTACCAGGGCACCGGAACGCTCGGCTGCATCCAGGGTGAGGGCGGGGTGGCCGGACGGCGGTTCTGGAACGTCCTCGGCGCCTCCCGGCACGACCTCAACATCTGCTCCCGCGCCGGCAGGATCGGCCTCACCTACACCAACGGCACCGGCGGCGGCATGGATCCGGAGATGCTCGCGTCGTCCAAGCTGATCATCCTGTGGGGCACCAACCCGCTGACCAGCGGGCACCACATCTGGAAGTTCATCCAGGAGGCCAGGGCCGCGGGCGCGTACGTGGTCGCCATCGACCCCATCCGCACCAGGACCGCCGATCAGGCCGACGAGCACCTGCCGATCCGGCCCGGCACCGACGGCGCGCTCGCCCTCGGCCTGCTGCACGTGGTCCTGGAGGCGGGCGCGGAGGACCGCGACTACATCGCCGGACACACCCTGGGCTGGGAGGAGTTCCGCAAGGAGATCCTCGCGTATCCGCCGTCTCGGGTGGCGGAGATCACCGGCCTGGACGAGGAGACGATCCGCGCCCTCGGCGTACGGCTCGCGCACACCCGGCCCACCGCCATCCGCGCCACCATGGGCCTGCAGCGCCACTCGGGCGGCGGCGCCGCGCTGCGCACCATCGCGTGCATCCCCGGTGTGACCGGCGACTGGCGCCACCCCGGTGGCGGCATCTCCTATCTCACCGTCGGGGATTCGCTGCTCAAGCCGGACAGCCGCTACGACCTGCTGGCCAAGCCGGTGCGGACGCTCACCATGACCCGGCTCGCCGAGGGATTGGAGGACACCGAGAAACCGGTCAAGTGCCTATGGGTGTACGGGGCCAACCCCGTGGTCAGCACCTCCGACCAGACCCGGATCCGCCGCGCGCTCTCCCGCGAGGACCTGTTCACCGTGGTCATGGAGCACTTCCCCACCGACACCGTCGACTACGCCGACATCGTGCTCCCCGCGACCATGCAGATCGAGCACACCGACCTGCACGTCGCCTACGGGAACATGTACGTGATGTGGAACGAGCCCGCCGTGCCGCCGCCCGGCGAGTGCCTGTCCACCACCGAGACCTTCCGCCGGCTGGCCCGGCACATGGGCTTGACCGAGCCGTGCCTGTACGACTCGGATCTGGAGCTGGCCGAGCAGCTCCTCTCCTCCGATCACCCCTACCTGGCCGGGATCACCGTGGACCGGCTCCGCAAGGAGGGGTGGGTCCGGCTCAACGTCCCCGAACGGTTCATGCCGTTCGCCGACGGTTTCCCCACCCCCAGCGGCAGGCTGGAGTTCGTCTCCGAACGCGCCGCCGCCGACGGCCACAGCCGGGTCGCGGGCTATGTGCCGTCCATGGCCGCCCGTACGGCCGACACGCCCGGCGTGGCGGAGAAGTACCCGCTGACGCTGATCACCCCCGCCTCGCACACGTCCCTCAACTCCAGCTTCGGCAACAACCCCGAGCTGCGGCGCCGCGCCGGGGAGCCGAAGGTGCTGGTCAACCCCGCCGACGCCGCCGCCCGCGGCCTCACCGACGGCAGCCCCGTCCGCGTCTACAACGACGTCGGCGAGTTCACCGCCGAACTGGAGATCTCCGAC